A genome region from Aulosira sp. FACHB-615 includes the following:
- a CDS encoding methyl-accepting chemotaxis protein — translation MAATIDDYLETYQQACTAYAEQDYEFAATLVDQVVQNVPDDPNCHLLRGHVYYVLQQYDVAKAEYQKVLKLTDDPEIISFAKNGLENINQYLQPLEEQAIPSEIDESLESISLTGITGIGDPSDSDMDTSDLQDLGAFANLDSQSLNFDSLAEPPSSSNPFDIPTDSIVMHKTVEESPAVINDPFAISLDDQSAELNHSPEEEIALDLPAFWQEDISVISLDDSGIVNNPFDSGTNGTSASSPFDSNSVDSPFVPDNLLTSEILDTAEDVVSPENSSQPSMASLDTKMGILDATLPKSPEDIPDVDIKTNQDNVFAPQPSNWLEKIEFPENSTNTNSSVNDDFSLQNPPLKAGTTLDTNSFEGDDNFDFEAFESAFGSDEFRTTGDTNSTLSSENSKSNIEFLDDFDEFDDLGNIPGFDLADSDMSFGDVVLSGPLETNSSPRSKANEPIPNNGSSDRDEELFTITGSQEAVPIFTQTDVSKLEPVASVEQGWLAPLENASLDMKPFLVAGTVGIFSAMVVAVVSFGATSFSEPQQRASIRNTGWAMSLAAGISGFATAAFMSNLTLKQIRRTTKDLQTQFDAVRQGNLNVQASVYSEDELGLLATGFNEMARVIFTTTNEAQRKADEQEEAKENLQRQVIRLLDDVEGAARGDLTVQAEVTADVLGAVADAFNLTIQNLRDIVQQVKVAAREVTKGATNSETFARALSSDALRQAEELAVTLNSVQVMTDSIQRVAEAAREAEAVARDASSIALKGGEAVENTVAGILEIRETVAETTRKVKRLAESSQEISKIVALISQIASRTNLLALNASIEAARAGEAGRGFAIVADEVRQLADKSAKSLKEIEQIVMQIQSETGSVMTAMEEGTQQVIKGTKLAEEAKRSLENIIQVANRIDILVRSITSDTVEQTETSRAVAQVMQSVELTAQETSQEAQRVSGALQNLVGVSRDLIASVERFRVDTLESK, via the coding sequence ATGGCAGCAACAATAGATGATTATCTAGAAACATATCAGCAGGCTTGTACAGCCTATGCGGAACAAGACTATGAATTCGCTGCTACCTTGGTTGATCAGGTAGTACAAAATGTACCAGATGACCCTAACTGCCACTTATTGAGGGGTCACGTCTACTATGTTTTGCAGCAGTACGATGTTGCTAAAGCCGAGTATCAAAAAGTATTAAAGTTGACTGATGATCCCGAAATCATTAGTTTTGCCAAAAATGGTCTAGAGAATATCAATCAATATTTACAACCACTGGAAGAACAAGCTATTCCGAGTGAGATTGATGAGTCACTGGAGTCAATTAGTCTGACTGGGATTACAGGGATTGGTGATCCCTCAGATTCAGATATGGATACATCAGACTTACAAGACTTAGGCGCATTTGCTAATTTAGACAGCCAAAGTTTGAATTTCGATAGTTTGGCAGAACCTCCATCATCGTCGAACCCATTTGATATTCCCACAGACAGCATTGTCATGCACAAAACGGTGGAAGAGTCACCTGCTGTGATCAATGATCCTTTTGCCATCAGTCTAGATGACCAGAGTGCCGAACTCAACCACAGCCCAGAAGAAGAGATTGCCTTAGATTTACCCGCTTTTTGGCAAGAAGACATATCTGTCATCAGTTTAGATGATTCCGGCATTGTTAATAACCCCTTTGATAGTGGGACAAATGGCACTTCAGCCAGTTCACCCTTTGATAGCAACAGTGTTGATTCGCCGTTTGTGCCAGATAATTTACTCACAAGTGAGATTTTAGATACTGCTGAGGATGTTGTTTCCCCAGAAAATTCTTCTCAGCCAAGCATGGCAAGTTTAGACACGAAAATGGGTATTCTGGATGCAACTTTACCAAAATCGCCAGAAGATATCCCGGATGTGGACATAAAAACCAATCAAGATAATGTTTTTGCCCCCCAACCAAGTAATTGGTTAGAGAAAATCGAATTTCCGGAAAATTCGACCAATACCAACTCATCTGTTAACGACGATTTTTCTTTGCAAAATCCTCCTTTAAAAGCTGGCACAACTTTAGACACCAACTCGTTTGAGGGTGATGATAATTTTGATTTTGAAGCCTTTGAATCTGCCTTTGGCTCAGATGAATTTAGAACCACTGGGGATACTAACAGTACCCTCAGTAGTGAAAATTCTAAAAGTAATATTGAGTTTTTAGATGATTTTGATGAATTTGACGACTTGGGTAATATTCCAGGATTTGACTTAGCAGACTCGGATATGAGCTTTGGAGATGTGGTACTTTCTGGGCCATTGGAAACCAACAGCAGTCCCCGTAGTAAGGCGAATGAACCGATCCCGAATAATGGTAGTAGCGATCGCGATGAAGAACTATTCACCATTACAGGGTCGCAAGAAGCTGTCCCGATATTTACGCAAACAGATGTGTCAAAATTAGAGCCAGTAGCTAGTGTGGAGCAAGGCTGGTTAGCCCCCCTAGAAAATGCTTCTTTGGATATGAAGCCTTTTTTAGTAGCTGGGACTGTGGGAATTTTCTCAGCAATGGTGGTGGCTGTGGTCAGCTTTGGGGCGACTTCTTTTTCTGAACCTCAACAGCGAGCATCCATTCGTAACACAGGCTGGGCGATGTCCCTGGCGGCTGGGATTTCGGGGTTTGCCACGGCTGCTTTTATGAGCAATCTCACCCTCAAGCAAATTCGCCGTACCACCAAGGATTTACAAACTCAGTTTGATGCCGTCCGCCAAGGCAATCTCAATGTCCAAGCCTCCGTATATTCCGAAGATGAATTAGGTTTATTAGCTACTGGCTTTAATGAAATGGCACGGGTAATTTTTACTACCACCAATGAAGCCCAACGCAAAGCTGATGAACAAGAAGAAGCCAAAGAAAACCTCCAACGGCAAGTAATTCGGTTGCTGGACGATGTAGAAGGGGCAGCCAGAGGTGACTTGACAGTGCAGGCAGAGGTGACAGCAGACGTACTTGGTGCCGTGGCGGATGCCTTTAACCTGACAATTCAAAACTTGCGTGATATCGTCCAACAGGTAAAAGTTGCGGCGCGGGAAGTAACCAAAGGTGCGACTAATTCCGAAACCTTTGCCCGTGCTTTATCCAGTGACGCTTTGCGCCAAGCCGAAGAGTTAGCTGTCACCTTAAATTCTGTGCAGGTGATGACTGACTCAATTCAACGGGTGGCAGAAGCGGCGCGAGAAGCTGAAGCCGTTGCCCGTGATGCTAGTAGCATTGCGCTCAAAGGTGGAGAAGCGGTAGAAAACACCGTGGCGGGGATTTTAGAAATTCGGGAAACTGTAGCGGAAACCACCCGGAAAGTAAAACGTTTAGCCGAATCTTCCCAAGAAATTTCTAAGATTGTGGCGTTAATTTCCCAAATTGCTTCCCGTACCAACTTACTGGCACTCAACGCCAGTATTGAGGCAGCCAGGGCGGGTGAAGCGGGAAGAGGATTTGCAATTGTGGCTGATGAAGTCCGCCAGTTGGCAGATAAATCGGCAAAATCTTTGAAAGAAATTGAACAGATTGTGATGCAAATCCAAAGTGAAACTGGCTCAGTAATGACCGCAATGGAAGAAGGCACACAACAGGTAATTAAAGGCACAAAGCTGGCAGAAGAAGCCAAGCGATCGCTCGAAAATATTATTCAAGTAGCAAACCGCATTGATATTCTTGTGCGCTCAATTACCAGCGACACCGTAGAACAAACAGAAACCTCCCGTGCTGTCGCTCAAGTTATGCAATCAGTAGAACTTACAGCCCAAGAAACCTCCCAAGAAGCACAACGAGTTTCTGGCGCACTCCAAAACCTAGTGGGTGTGTCCCGTGACTTAATCGCTTCTGTTGAGCGTTTCCGCGTGGATACATTGGAATCGAAGTAG